From the Caldicellulosiruptoraceae bacterium PP1 genome, one window contains:
- the glnA gene encoding type I glutamate--ammonia ligase, translating to MRSYTNEDIIRICKEQDVKFIRLQFVDIFGTLKNVAITVDQLEAALNNELMFDGSSIEGFVRIEESDMYLRPDPNTFTIFPWRPSPNKVARLICDVYTPEGKPFDGCPRGILKNTLKKAEEMGFKFFVGPELEFFLFLTDENGNPTLKTHDNAGYFDLGPVDLGEDARRDMVLTLEDMGFQIEASHHEVAPGQHEIDFKYDDALYTADNVVTFKLVVKTIAQRHGLHATFMPKPVFGINGSGMHTNMSLANANDGKNAFLDPNGKLQLSEVAYYFIGGLMKHAREFALVTNPIVNSYKRLVPGYEAPVYIAWSARNRSPLIRIPAKRGQATRVELRCPDPSSNPYLAFAAVLAAGLDGIKNKITPPDSVDKNIFEMNDEERLKEGINSLPGSLEEAIKEFEASELMRETFGEHIFTKYLEAKKLEWDEYRTKIHQWEINEYLTKY from the coding sequence ATGAGGAGTTACACAAACGAGGATATTATTAGAATTTGTAAAGAACAAGATGTTAAGTTTATTAGGCTTCAATTTGTTGATATTTTTGGAACGCTAAAAAATGTTGCTATAACAGTTGACCAATTAGAGGCAGCTTTAAATAACGAGCTTATGTTTGATGGTTCATCAATTGAAGGATTTGTTAGAATTGAAGAATCAGATATGTATTTAAGACCAGATCCAAACACATTCACAATCTTCCCATGGAGACCATCCCCAAATAAAGTTGCAAGACTTATATGTGATGTATATACACCAGAAGGAAAACCTTTTGATGGTTGTCCAAGAGGTATATTAAAAAATACACTTAAGAAAGCAGAAGAAATGGGCTTTAAATTCTTTGTTGGACCTGAACTTGAATTTTTCTTATTCTTAACAGATGAAAATGGAAATCCAACATTAAAAACACATGATAATGCAGGTTATTTTGATTTAGGTCCAGTTGATTTAGGAGAAGATGCAAGAAGAGATATGGTTTTAACCCTTGAAGACATGGGATTCCAAATTGAAGCATCCCATCATGAAGTTGCACCAGGACAGCATGAAATTGACTTTAAGTATGATGATGCACTTTATACAGCAGATAATGTTGTAACATTTAAACTTGTTGTAAAAACAATCGCTCAAAGACATGGACTTCATGCAACATTTATGCCAAAGCCTGTATTTGGTATCAATGGTTCTGGTATGCATACAAATATGTCACTTGCAAATGCTAATGATGGGAAAAATGCATTCTTAGATCCAAATGGTAAATTACAACTTTCTGAAGTTGCGTATTACTTTATAGGTGGTCTTATGAAGCATGCAAGAGAATTTGCTCTTGTAACAAACCCAATAGTAAACTCATATAAAAGACTTGTACCTGGTTATGAAGCACCAGTTTATATAGCTTGGTCAGCAAGAAATAGAAGTCCACTTATAAGAATTCCTGCAAAAAGAGGTCAAGCAACAAGAGTTGAATTAAGATGTCCAGATCCATCATCAAATCCATATTTAGCATTTGCAGCAGTTTTAGCAGCTGGGCTTGATGGAATAAAGAACAAGATTACACCACCAGATTCAGTTGATAAGAACATATTTGAGATGAATGATGAAGAAAGACTAAAAGAAGGCATCAATTCACTACCAGGAAGCCTTGAAGAAGCTATAAAGGAATTTGAAGCAAGTGAACTTATGAGAGAAACATTTGGTGAACATATTTTCACAAAATATCTTGAAGCAAAGAAACTTGAATGGGATGAATACAGAACAAAAATTCATCAATGGGAGATTAATGAGTATCTTACAAAATATTAA
- a CDS encoding septum formation initiator family protein: MKKLRFFKRLITIICILLILGYFSTAIVKQRILLNSIKTQQVEVLKQINQVKKENERLKRLAEYVKSGDYIQKLAREKLNLAKKNDVIFIDKERKRKD, encoded by the coding sequence ATGAAAAAGTTGAGATTTTTTAAAAGACTTATTACAATAATTTGTATTTTATTAATTTTAGGCTATTTTTCAACTGCAATTGTTAAACAAAGGATTTTGCTAAATTCAATAAAAACACAGCAGGTTGAAGTTTTAAAACAGATTAATCAAGTAAAAAAAGAAAACGAAAGATTAAAAAGACTTGCTGAATATGTAAAAAGCGGTGATTACATACAAAAACTTGCAAGAGAAAAATTAAATCTTGCAAAAAAGAATGATGTTATTTTTATTGATAAAGAACGTAAAAGAAAAGATTAG
- a CDS encoding HU family DNA-binding protein codes for MNKNELISAMAEKSGLTKKDAEKALNAFVDAVTEALQNNDKVQLVGFGSFEVRERAERVGRNPQTQEEIKIPATKVPVFKAGKVLKDAVAK; via the coding sequence ATGAATAAGAATGAACTTATATCAGCAATGGCAGAAAAGAGTGGTTTAACAAAGAAAGATGCAGAAAAAGCATTAAATGCATTTGTTGACGCAGTTACAGAAGCACTTCAAAATAATGATAAGGTTCAATTAGTTGGATTTGGTTCATTTGAAGTTAGAGAAAGAGCAGAAAGAGTTGGTAGAAATCCACAAACTCAAGAAGAGATTAAAATACCTGCAACAAAAGTTCCAGTTTTCAAGGCTGGAAAAGTTCTTAAAGACGCAGTTGCAAAATAA
- the mazG gene encoding nucleoside triphosphate pyrophosphohydrolase, translated as MQKNNFEDLINIMKILRKECPWDKVQTHQTLKRYLIEETYEVLEALDLNDDDKIKEELGDLLLQIVFHSEIASEENRFDVYDVITTVCDKMKKRHTHVFGEDDLNTPQEVLNNWDKIKMEEKSEKTVTDSLKGIPKELPALLRSYKVQEKAARVGFDWDNVEDCIKKVYEELNEFEEARKIEDNQKISEELGDLLFAVVNVSRFYNINPEEALTKTINKFITRFSYIEEETTKNGNNLTDLTLKEMDFLWEKAKKI; from the coding sequence GTGCAAAAAAATAACTTTGAAGATTTAATAAACATAATGAAGATTCTTAGAAAAGAATGTCCTTGGGATAAGGTTCAAACACACCAAACACTTAAAAGATACCTTATCGAAGAAACATATGAAGTTTTGGAAGCGTTGGACCTTAATGATGATGATAAAATTAAAGAAGAATTAGGTGACCTGCTATTACAGATTGTTTTTCATTCTGAAATTGCCTCAGAAGAAAATAGATTTGATGTATATGATGTTATTACAACTGTGTGTGACAAGATGAAAAAAAGGCACACACATGTATTTGGAGAAGATGACCTAAATACACCACAAGAGGTCCTTAATAATTGGGATAAGATAAAGATGGAAGAGAAATCAGAAAAGACAGTTACTGATTCACTAAAAGGTATACCTAAAGAATTACCTGCATTACTAAGAAGCTATAAGGTACAGGAAAAAGCGGCACGTGTAGGATTTGATTGGGACAATGTCGAAGATTGTATTAAAAAGGTATATGAAGAGCTTAATGAATTTGAAGAAGCTCGAAAAATAGAAGATAACCAAAAAATTTCTGAAGAACTTGGTGACTTATTGTTTGCAGTAGTAAATGTATCCAGGTTTTATAATATAAATCCTGAAGAAGCGTTGACAAAAACAATAAACAAATTCATTACCAGATTTTCATATATAGAAGAAGAAACAACTAAAAATGGTAACAATTTGACTGATTTGACCTTAAAAGAGATGGACTTTTTATGGGAAAAAGCAAAAAAAATATAA
- the yabQ gene encoding spore cortex biosynthesis protein YabQ, with amino-acid sequence MSQMQEQLNNFILSFFCAFPVGILYDIFFFRKIHKMIIRDLYFFIFLSSGSIVLFYLFYKIDYFNITWYMVLALIIGFYVYFTLFSHHFRNILLKIFRFNTFNRK; translated from the coding sequence ATGTCCCAAATGCAAGAACAGCTTAATAATTTTATATTATCCTTTTTTTGTGCCTTTCCAGTAGGCATTTTATACGATATATTCTTCTTTAGGAAGATACACAAAATGATTATAAGAGATTTATACTTTTTTATTTTTTTAAGTAGTGGCAGTATAGTACTTTTTTATTTATTTTATAAAATTGATTATTTTAATATTACTTGGTATATGGTATTAGCATTGATTATTGGTTTTTATGTTTATTTTACTCTTTTTTCACATCATTTTAGAAATATTCTACTTAAAATTTTCAGATTTAATACTTTTAATAGAAAGTAA
- a CDS encoding STAS domain-containing protein — protein MFDLQHHKDKIIDLLSKEISVVDSYFLFDMLENPTEDKVSKLVDIFLSDDIAVEYFIDIVFTAKKIFSELNILIDDFDGYFKNLLTNFYKQYSSILSEMIKNQEIAIEELSTPVVELWDRILALPIIGVLDSYRVKNMMENLLEEIMRVHAKVIIIDITGVSVVDTETANHLIKTAKAAELMGSKVIITGISPKIAQTLVHLGVDFGAIKTMASLKSGFDLALSILGMEVIKVGNSNS, from the coding sequence ATGTTTGATTTACAACACCATAAGGATAAAATTATTGACCTTCTATCAAAAGAAATCTCAGTTGTTGACTCATATTTTTTGTTTGATATGCTTGAAAATCCAACAGAAGATAAAGTATCAAAATTAGTAGATATTTTTCTTTCAGATGACATAGCTGTTGAATACTTTATAGATATTGTTTTCACTGCTAAAAAGATTTTTTCTGAACTTAATATCCTTATTGATGATTTTGATGGATACTTTAAGAATTTGCTTACTAATTTTTATAAGCAATATTCAAGCATCTTATCAGAAATGATAAAAAATCAAGAAATAGCTATTGAAGAACTCTCAACCCCTGTTGTTGAACTGTGGGATAGAATACTTGCACTTCCGATTATTGGCGTACTTGATTCATATAGAGTTAAGAATATGATGGAGAATCTATTAGAAGAAATAATGAGAGTTCATGCTAAAGTGATTATTATCGATATTACTGGTGTATCTGTTGTTGATACCGAAACTGCAAATCATCTTATTAAAACAGCAAAAGCCGCAGAACTAATGGGTTCAAAGGTGATAATCACAGGTATTTCACCAAAAATAGCTCAGACGCTTGTTCATTTAGGTGTTGATTTTGGTGCAATAAAAACAATGGCATCATTGAAAAGTGGTTTTGATTTGGCTTTATCAATACTTGGGATGGAGGTAATTAAAGTTGGCAATTCCAATTCTTGA
- a CDS encoding bacteriohemerythrin — protein sequence MALIWASNFQTGIETIDEQHKELIDRVNKLLDACSQGEGKKVLPEVLDFLQNYVVEHFSTEENLMKKYYYPAYLTHKKEHDNFVATFKSLREEIDTKGTGLLITTRVNRLVVDWLKTHILYVDKQLGSYLKDKI from the coding sequence ATGGCACTTATTTGGGCTAGCAATTTTCAAACAGGGATTGAAACAATTGATGAACAGCATAAAGAACTTATTGATAGAGTGAATAAGCTACTTGATGCTTGTTCTCAAGGTGAGGGCAAAAAGGTTTTGCCTGAGGTTCTCGACTTTTTACAAAACTATGTTGTTGAACACTTTTCAACAGAAGAAAACCTCATGAAAAAGTATTATTATCCTGCTTATTTAACTCATAAAAAAGAGCATGATAATTTTGTTGCTACATTTAAAAGTTTAAGAGAGGAAATTGATACAAAAGGAACAGGATTGCTTATTACAACAAGGGTTAATAGATTGGTTGTTGATTGGCTAAAAACACATATCCTCTATGTTGACAAACAGCTTGGAAGTTATCTTAAGGATAAAATCTAA
- the spoIIID gene encoding sporulation transcriptional regulator SpoIIID, which produces MKGDIEKRVLEAALYIIDEKSTVRDVAKKLGVSKSTVHNDLTYRLHKMNKKLYTEVRQILDKNKAERHLRGGEATRKKYMQKSLLN; this is translated from the coding sequence GTGAAAGGTGATATCGAAAAGAGGGTTTTAGAGGCTGCTTTATATATTATTGATGAAAAGTCAACAGTAAGAGATGTTGCCAAAAAACTTGGTGTATCAAAATCCACTGTTCATAATGATCTTACCTATAGGCTTCACAAGATGAACAAAAAGCTATATACAGAGGTAAGACAAATCCTTGATAAAAATAAAGCAGAAAGACATTTAAGAGGTGGAGAAGCAACAAGAAAGAAATATATGCAAAAGAGTCTTTTAAATTAA
- the gltA gene encoding NADPH-dependent glutamate synthase codes for MDRRKRTPIKEQEPKERINNFSEVCLGYDENEALNEAHRCLQCKTKPCVSGCPVEVKIPEFIKLIKENKYSDAYYKILETNLLPAICGRVCPQESQCEKNCVLGIKGEPIAIGKLERFAADWFRNNSKLELNPKTKKDIKIAVIGSGPAGLSCASELALMGYKVTIFEAFHELGGVLFYGIPEFRLPKEIVKWEIENLKKLGVEFKTNMIFGKSFDWEDLKKDAYKALFISSGAGLPNFLNIEGELLNGIYSANEFLTRINLMKANSFPQYDTPIKLGKKVGVIGGGNVAMDAARVARRLGCDVFILYRRTIDDMPARKEEIHHALEEGIEIIELCSPKRFIGDQNGNVVSLELTRMQLLDSDENGRRKVKEIENSEFVFEADNFIVAIGTSPNPLIKSALPNLEISRNGIVKVDENLMTNIDGIFAGGDIVTGAATVILAMGMGKKAAQSIDRYISEL; via the coding sequence GTGGATAGACGCAAAAGAACTCCAATTAAAGAACAAGAACCCAAAGAAAGAATAAATAACTTCAGTGAGGTTTGTTTAGGATATGATGAAAATGAGGCACTTAATGAAGCTCATAGATGCCTTCAGTGTAAAACAAAACCTTGTGTTAGTGGCTGTCCAGTTGAGGTTAAAATCCCTGAATTTATTAAACTAATAAAAGAAAATAAATATAGTGATGCTTATTACAAAATACTTGAAACAAATTTACTACCAGCAATTTGTGGTAGGGTGTGTCCACAAGAAAGCCAATGCGAGAAAAACTGTGTATTAGGTATAAAAGGAGAACCTATTGCAATTGGTAAACTTGAGCGATTTGCTGCTGATTGGTTTAGAAATAATTCTAAACTTGAATTAAATCCAAAAACAAAAAAAGATATAAAAATAGCTGTTATCGGTTCAGGACCTGCTGGTCTTTCATGTGCCTCTGAACTTGCACTAATGGGTTATAAGGTTACTATTTTTGAGGCATTTCATGAACTTGGAGGTGTTCTATTTTATGGAATACCAGAATTTAGACTGCCTAAAGAAATTGTTAAATGGGAAATTGAGAACCTAAAAAAACTTGGTGTTGAATTTAAAACAAATATGATTTTTGGTAAATCATTCGATTGGGAAGACCTTAAAAAAGATGCTTACAAAGCCTTATTTATTAGTTCAGGGGCTGGACTTCCAAACTTTTTGAATATAGAAGGTGAGCTTTTAAATGGCATATATTCGGCAAATGAATTCTTAACAAGAATAAATCTTATGAAGGCAAACAGCTTTCCACAGTATGATACACCTATTAAACTTGGTAAAAAAGTAGGCGTTATTGGTGGTGGTAATGTTGCAATGGATGCGGCAAGGGTTGCAAGGAGGCTTGGATGTGATGTATTTATTCTCTATCGAAGGACTATTGATGATATGCCTGCAAGAAAAGAAGAAATACATCATGCTTTAGAAGAAGGTATTGAAATAATTGAGCTTTGTAGCCCAAAAAGATTTATAGGAGACCAAAATGGGAATGTTGTATCTCTTGAACTTACAAGAATGCAGCTTTTAGATTCTGATGAAAATGGAAGAAGAAAAGTTAAAGAAATAGAAAATTCCGAGTTTGTTTTTGAAGCAGATAATTTTATTGTAGCCATTGGAACAAGCCCAAATCCTCTTATAAAATCAGCACTACCCAATCTTGAGATATCAAGAAATGGCATAGTTAAGGTTGATGAAAACCTTATGACAAATATAGATGGAATATTTGCAGGTGGTGATATAGTTACAGGTGCTGCTACAGTAATATTAGCTATGGGTATGGGTAAAAAGGCAGCTCAATCAATTGATAGATATATTTCAGAATTATAA
- a CDS encoding YabP/YqfC family sporulation protein → MDDKKNINKKVHSLILENRYKLTVNGIDDVESFDENNIVLIVDQDILIIKGSNLKINKINTDTGDAFIEGDIYSLEYGQFQKKGLFSRFFR, encoded by the coding sequence ATGGATGACAAAAAGAATATAAATAAAAAGGTTCATAGTCTTATCCTTGAAAATAGATATAAATTAACTGTTAATGGGATTGATGATGTAGAAAGTTTTGATGAAAATAATATTGTACTCATTGTTGACCAAGATATTTTAATAATTAAAGGCTCAAATCTTAAGATCAACAAAATAAATACTGACACTGGTGATGCTTTTATAGAGGGAGATATCTATTCACTTGAGTATGGCCAATTTCAAAAGAAGGGGCTATTTTCAAGATTTTTTAGGTAA
- a CDS encoding ribulokinase, with translation MGKKYSIGIDYGTQSGRAVLVDVKTGEEIATSVKEYTHGVMDEYLPDGTKLGSDWALQHPYDYIEVLLETIPNVLKESGVSKDDVIGIGIDFTACTMLPIKKDGTPLCYLDRFKSNPNAYVKLWKHHAAQKYANRLNQIASERNEGFLERYGGKISSEWLFPKIMQILEEAPEVYDEADRFIEAADWVVMMLTGIEKRNNCTAGYKAIWSKKDGYPSDEFFAALNPKLKNVIDEKLSRDIYYIGQKAGNLDPKMAEKLGLNPDTAVAIANVDAHVSVPAVGITDIGKMLMIIGTSTCHMLLWNEEKLVPGICGYVEDGILPGFYGYEAGQSCVGDHFEWLVENCVPQSYYDEAKQKGINIYKLLKEKAKALKPGSSGLVALDWWNGNRSILVDADLTGLMLGMTLTTKPEEMYRALIEATAYGTKMIIDNYKQHGIDVNELYACGGIAEKDELLMQIYADVTNLEIKISASSQTPALGSAMFGAVAAGKENGGYDSIFEASKNMARLKDNSYKPNPENVEIYKKLYNEYKILHDYFGRGSNDVMKRLKEIKRLSR, from the coding sequence ATGGGAAAGAAGTATAGTATTGGTATTGATTATGGAACACAGTCTGGAAGAGCTGTTTTGGTTGATGTTAAAACAGGTGAGGAAATTGCAACAAGTGTTAAGGAATATACTCATGGGGTTATGGATGAGTATCTTCCTGATGGGACAAAACTTGGTTCAGATTGGGCTTTACAGCATCCATATGACTACATAGAGGTATTATTAGAAACTATTCCTAATGTTTTAAAAGAATCAGGTGTTTCAAAAGATGATGTTATAGGTATCGGAATTGATTTTACAGCTTGTACAATGCTTCCAATAAAGAAAGACGGAACTCCTCTTTGTTATTTGGATAGGTTTAAATCAAATCCTAATGCTTATGTTAAACTATGGAAACATCATGCAGCTCAAAAATATGCAAATAGATTAAATCAAATAGCTAGCGAAAGAAATGAAGGATTCTTAGAAAGATATGGTGGGAAGATTTCTTCTGAATGGTTATTTCCAAAGATTATGCAGATTCTCGAAGAAGCCCCTGAGGTGTATGATGAAGCAGACAGATTCATTGAGGCTGCTGACTGGGTTGTTATGATGCTGACAGGTATTGAAAAAAGGAATAACTGTACAGCAGGATATAAAGCAATTTGGAGCAAAAAAGATGGATACCCTTCAGATGAATTCTTTGCAGCATTAAATCCAAAGCTAAAAAATGTTATTGATGAGAAACTTTCAAGAGATATATATTATATTGGTCAAAAAGCTGGTAATTTAGACCCCAAAATGGCTGAAAAGCTAGGTCTTAATCCAGATACTGCTGTTGCAATAGCAAATGTTGATGCTCACGTTTCTGTTCCAGCAGTAGGTATAACTGATATTGGTAAGATGCTAATGATTATCGGAACATCAACGTGCCATATGCTCCTTTGGAATGAAGAAAAACTTGTTCCTGGCATATGTGGATATGTTGAAGATGGTATATTACCAGGATTTTATGGATATGAAGCAGGACAATCATGTGTTGGGGACCATTTTGAATGGTTAGTAGAAAACTGTGTTCCACAGAGCTACTATGATGAGGCAAAGCAGAAAGGGATTAATATATATAAGCTTTTAAAGGAAAAGGCTAAAGCTTTAAAACCAGGCTCAAGCGGTTTAGTTGCTTTAGATTGGTGGAATGGCAACAGGTCAATTCTTGTAGACGCTGATTTAACAGGACTTATGCTCGGTATGACTCTCACAACAAAGCCAGAAGAAATGTATAGAGCTTTGATTGAAGCAACTGCCTATGGAACAAAGATGATTATTGATAACTACAAACAACATGGTATAGATGTTAATGAGCTTTATGCATGTGGTGGTATTGCAGAGAAGGATGAACTTTTGATGCAAATTTATGCTGATGTTACAAACCTTGAGATTAAAATATCAGCATCAAGTCAAACTCCAGCACTTGGTTCTGCAATGTTTGGTGCGGTTGCAGCAGGAAAAGAAAATGGCGGATATGATAGCATTTTTGAGGCTTCAAAAAATATGGCAAGGTTAAAAGATAATTCATATAAACCCAATCCAGAAAATGTTGAGATTTATAAAAAGCTTTATAACGAATATAAAATATTGCATGACTATTTCGGAAGAGGTTCAAATGATGTAATGAAAAGACTTAAAGAAATTAAGAGGTTATCAAGATAA
- a CDS encoding RNA-binding S4 domain-containing protein: MRIDKYLKVSRIIKRRTVAQEACDAGRVSINGKVAKPSSEVNVGDIIEVRFSEKVFKCRVTSINEAATKSQAGGLYEIIE; the protein is encoded by the coding sequence ATGAGAATTGATAAGTATCTAAAGGTTTCAAGGATAATAAAAAGAAGAACAGTTGCCCAAGAAGCTTGTGATGCAGGAAGGGTGTCTATAAATGGAAAAGTTGCAAAGCCATCATCTGAGGTAAATGTAGGAGATATAATAGAAGTTAGGTTTTCAGAAAAGGTTTTTAAATGTAGGGTAACATCAATAAATGAAGCTGCAACAAAAAGTCAAGCAGGAGGTCTTTATGAAATAATAGAATAA
- a CDS encoding HAD-IIA family hydrolase — protein MTNQNIERLNSIKCFILDMDGTIYLGNRLIDGAKDFLEFLKMKGIKYLFFTNNSSKNKKDYLNKLRNFGISVTENDIISSSDVTIDFIKKNYQNNSIYLVGTPSLINEFEENNLMLCDKNPDIVMVGFDTTLNYEKLRLACSFIRNGSIFIATNEDVNCPTEDGFIPDCGSICELIKKSTGKEPRFIGKPNKTTHEFILSYTGFSHNEIAYVGDRLYTDIAIGNINNSISILVLSGETKKEDLINSKYKPDYIFNNVGDIINFL, from the coding sequence ATGACAAACCAAAATATCGAAAGATTAAATAGTATTAAATGTTTTATTCTTGATATGGATGGAACAATTTATCTTGGTAATAGGTTGATTGATGGAGCTAAAGATTTTTTAGAGTTTTTGAAAATGAAAGGAATAAAATATCTATTTTTTACTAATAATTCTTCAAAGAATAAGAAAGACTATCTTAATAAGCTTAGAAATTTTGGAATATCTGTTACTGAAAATGATATTATATCATCTTCTGATGTAACAATAGATTTTATTAAAAAGAATTATCAAAACAATTCTATATATTTAGTAGGAACACCTTCACTTATAAATGAATTTGAAGAAAACAATCTTATGCTCTGCGATAAAAATCCGGACATAGTTATGGTTGGCTTTGATACTACACTAAATTATGAAAAACTAAGATTAGCATGTTCATTTATAAGGAATGGAAGCATTTTTATTGCTACAAATGAGGATGTTAATTGTCCAACAGAAGATGGCTTTATTCCAGATTGCGGCTCAATATGTGAATTAATAAAAAAATCAACTGGAAAAGAGCCTAGATTTATTGGAAAACCAAATAAAACAACGCATGAATTTATTTTAAGTTATACAGGATTTTCGCATAATGAAATAGCCTATGTTGGCGATAGGCTATATACCGATATTGCAATAGGAAATATAAATAATTCAATAAGCATACTTGTACTTTCTGGTGAAACAAAAAAAGAAGATTTGATAAATTCAAAATATAAGCCTGATTATATTTTTAATAATGTTGGAGATATTATTAACTTTTTATAA
- a CDS encoding DUF6062 family protein, whose amino-acid sequence MDILYYEIVESFVPDKCIICMLKNKAMNKFFDDFLYESVNDYKLRDRIRKDWICSKHAKELESFSDVLAHAIIYSDLLKNFNDKQLTDYYYIKKKKENKREEKGKCIFCEQEEKFKDTYSKAFAEYFHESSEFRKSFAESGFLCIKHFRQIIKNTNSSSSQKELISILKLKIEQIVKHLESIKEKNDYRNIHLNYTPDETKAWHMAVEFVAGE is encoded by the coding sequence TTGGACATTTTGTACTATGAAATTGTTGAAAGTTTTGTACCTGATAAATGCATAATATGTATGCTAAAAAATAAGGCTATGAACAAATTCTTTGATGATTTCCTTTATGAGTCAGTAAATGATTATAAACTAAGAGACCGAATAAGAAAAGATTGGATATGTTCAAAACATGCAAAAGAATTAGAAAGTTTTTCTGATGTTCTTGCTCATGCAATTATTTATTCAGATTTATTGAAGAATTTTAATGATAAACAGTTAACTGATTATTATTATATAAAAAAGAAAAAAGAAAATAAAAGAGAAGAAAAAGGAAAATGTATATTTTGCGAACAGGAAGAAAAGTTTAAAGATACATATTCTAAAGCATTTGCAGAATATTTTCATGAAAGTTCAGAGTTTAGAAAAAGTTTTGCTGAAAGTGGATTTTTATGTATAAAACATTTTAGACAAATAATTAAAAACACCAACAGTTCTTCTTCACAAAAAGAACTCATATCAATATTGAAATTAAAAATTGAACAAATTGTAAAGCATCTTGAAAGTATAAAAGAAAAGAATGATTACAGAAATATTCACCTTAATTATACACCTGATGAGACAAAAGCATGGCATATGGCAGTTGAATTTGTTGCAGGTGAGTAA
- a CDS encoding sulfide/dihydroorotate dehydrogenase-like FAD/NAD-binding protein — protein MNEIMKKVILAPNVILMDIYSPIVSKKCNPGQFILLRIDQYGERIPLTIADFDRSKETVTIIFQVVGKTTLALSSLNVGDSILDFIGPLGMPYEYNPNNKNYMFIAGGLGIPAIYSKIKLLHEKGKYIDIIIGGRAKENIFFEEELRNLSNNLYITTNDGSYGQKGFVTDALKPILENGQRYDEIFAVGPIPMMKAVVDLTREYNIKTLVSLNPIMVDGTGMCGGCRVKIGNEIKFACVDGPIFDGFLVDFDLLMKRNSYYIDQEKKVLEEHKCKIGLGE, from the coding sequence ATGAACGAAATAATGAAAAAAGTAATTTTGGCACCCAATGTTATATTAATGGATATATATTCACCTATTGTATCAAAAAAGTGTAATCCTGGGCAGTTTATTCTCTTAAGGATTGACCAATATGGTGAAAGAATACCTCTTACAATTGCTGATTTTGATAGAAGTAAAGAAACTGTTACAATAATATTCCAAGTTGTAGGAAAAACTACTTTGGCTTTATCTTCATTAAATGTTGGTGATAGTATTCTTGATTTTATTGGACCACTAGGAATGCCTTATGAATATAATCCAAACAACAAAAACTACATGTTTATTGCTGGCGGTCTCGGAATCCCTGCCATTTATTCTAAAATAAAATTGCTTCACGAAAAAGGTAAATATATTGATATTATAATTGGTGGTAGGGCCAAAGAAAATATATTCTTTGAAGAAGAACTAAGAAATTTATCAAATAATTTATATATAACAACAAATGATGGATCATATGGCCAAAAAGGATTTGTAACAGATGCCTTAAAACCTATTCTAGAAAATGGACAAAGGTATGATGAAATTTTTGCAGTAGGTCCTATTCCAATGATGAAGGCTGTTGTTGATCTAACAAGAGAGTATAATATAAAAACCCTCGTTAGTCTAAATCCTATTATGGTTGATGGTACAGGCATGTGTGGTGGATGTAGAGTGAAAATAGGAAATGAGATAAAGTTTGCCTGTGTTGATGGACCAATCTTTGATGGCTTTTTGGTTGATTTTGATCTTCTTATGAAAAGAAACTCTTATTATATAGATCAAGAAAAAAAAGTACTTGAAGAGCATAAATGTAAGATTGGATTGGGGGAATAA